In Rouxiella sp. WC2420, the following proteins share a genomic window:
- a CDS encoding membrane-bound PQQ-dependent dehydrogenase, glucose/quinate/shikimate family, giving the protein MLAIVLGLFGVAIAGGGVWLIALGGNWYYTIAGILSIISAIYLARGSSKATWWFSVLFVFTLVWTIVESGLDYWGWVPRFALMLIFAIAFSFLLPTLHRGVSRGVTRAVSGILVLAFVVAGGLAFVPYHVTEAKDVPAGADNPFEADTGTGVNHAIPSTDWTSYGGNQATDRYSSATQITPDNVKNLQVAWQAEAGDVPKDTRWGVQNTPLKIGNTLYVCGYLNKVVALDASTGKKQWEFDPGITPESVPYTPSCRSMAYYQDPAAPAVSDASAPAAATCERRVIVGTLDARVIELDAQTGKRCEDFGKNGEISITEDMGKVYHGYVSITSPPAVIRDTLVVGHTTVDGQRAFGPSGVTKAYDVKTGRLKWAWDAADPENTAPRTGDDQYKRGSPDVWTSFTGDDKLGLVYLPVANASGDYYSSTRTPNENKYSPSLTALDIETGKPRWSFQNTHDDVWDYDPGSSPTLVDYPQADGTKIPAIIFPTKNGETYVLNRATGKSLFGVEERPVPQGGLEPQARSKTQPFSLFNSLAKPDLKPENMWGLTPIDQLVCRIQFAQADYRGKFTPPGLDKPIIDYPGYNGGVDWGGVAFDPARGLIIANYNDMPNYTKLVSRKQADAMGWKARDILNDPVAEAHAEGAGDPQEGVPVAVNVNAGWQLPFTGMLCKEPPYGGIRAIDIRDGRTVWDRPLGTARENGPFGLPTGLPINIGTPNNGGSVVTKSGLIFIAAATDNLLRAIDITTGKTVWSVALPAGAQATPMVYEQDGREFVAITATGHHFMHTPRGNFVIAYALPK; this is encoded by the coding sequence TTGCTCGCAATCGTCTTAGGCTTGTTTGGCGTTGCCATTGCTGGCGGAGGCGTGTGGCTTATCGCGCTCGGCGGTAACTGGTATTACACCATTGCCGGTATTCTCAGCATTATCAGTGCAATTTATCTTGCTCGCGGTTCATCGAAAGCCACCTGGTGGTTTAGTGTGCTTTTCGTCTTCACCCTTGTCTGGACTATCGTCGAGTCGGGGCTGGATTACTGGGGCTGGGTACCGCGTTTCGCGCTGATGCTGATTTTCGCCATCGCCTTCTCATTTTTACTTCCTACCTTGCACCGTGGCGTTTCGCGTGGCGTAACTCGTGCCGTATCCGGCATTCTGGTACTGGCTTTTGTGGTTGCTGGCGGGCTGGCTTTTGTGCCCTACCATGTCACCGAAGCCAAGGACGTGCCTGCGGGCGCAGATAATCCTTTTGAAGCCGACACCGGAACGGGCGTGAATCACGCTATCCCGTCGACTGACTGGACCTCTTATGGTGGCAATCAGGCCACTGATCGTTACTCGTCAGCCACGCAGATAACCCCTGATAACGTGAAAAATCTGCAGGTTGCCTGGCAGGCCGAGGCCGGCGACGTACCTAAAGACACGCGCTGGGGCGTACAAAACACACCATTGAAGATAGGCAACACGCTGTATGTCTGCGGATATCTTAATAAAGTGGTGGCGCTGGATGCCTCAACCGGCAAAAAGCAGTGGGAATTTGACCCGGGCATCACGCCGGAATCCGTGCCTTATACCCCGTCATGTCGCTCTATGGCTTACTATCAAGACCCTGCTGCACCAGCAGTTTCTGACGCTAGTGCTCCAGCCGCTGCGACCTGTGAACGCCGAGTGATTGTCGGGACTCTGGATGCCCGCGTGATTGAACTTGACGCGCAGACTGGCAAACGCTGTGAAGACTTTGGTAAAAACGGCGAAATCAGCATTACCGAAGATATGGGCAAGGTCTACCACGGCTATGTTTCTATCACCTCTCCTCCTGCGGTTATCCGCGATACGCTGGTGGTAGGCCACACCACGGTCGATGGGCAACGAGCATTTGGTCCATCGGGTGTGACGAAAGCCTATGACGTCAAAACCGGCAGGCTGAAATGGGCATGGGACGCCGCCGATCCGGAAAATACCGCTCCGCGTACTGGCGATGATCAATACAAGCGCGGCTCGCCAGATGTGTGGACTTCATTCACGGGTGACGACAAGCTTGGTCTGGTTTATCTGCCGGTTGCCAACGCCTCCGGTGACTACTATTCCAGCACCCGTACGCCAAACGAGAACAAATACTCCCCTTCTCTGACCGCGCTGGATATTGAAACCGGCAAACCGCGCTGGTCGTTCCAGAATACGCACGATGACGTTTGGGATTACGATCCTGGTTCTTCACCGACTCTGGTTGATTATCCGCAGGCAGATGGGACTAAAATTCCGGCGATCATCTTCCCGACTAAAAATGGTGAAACCTACGTGCTCAACCGCGCGACCGGTAAGTCACTGTTCGGCGTTGAAGAGCGCCCGGTACCACAAGGTGGCCTTGAGCCTCAGGCGCGCAGCAAAACTCAGCCGTTCTCGCTGTTTAACTCGCTGGCCAAGCCTGATCTCAAACCCGAAAACATGTGGGGCCTGACGCCAATTGACCAGCTGGTTTGTCGTATTCAGTTCGCTCAGGCGGATTATCGCGGCAAGTTCACCCCTCCAGGTCTGGACAAACCGATCATCGACTATCCGGGTTATAACGGCGGAGTCGACTGGGGCGGTGTGGCGTTCGATCCTGCGCGTGGCCTGATCATTGCCAACTACAATGACATGCCTAACTATACCAAACTGGTTTCTCGCAAGCAGGCCGATGCGATGGGCTGGAAAGCGCGTGATATTCTCAACGATCCGGTTGCCGAGGCACACGCCGAAGGTGCTGGCGATCCGCAGGAAGGCGTTCCTGTTGCGGTGAACGTCAATGCGGGATGGCAGCTGCCGTTTACTGGCATGCTGTGTAAAGAACCGCCTTACGGTGGCATTCGCGCTATCGATATTCGTGATGGCCGCACCGTATGGGATCGCCCGCTGGGTACCGCGCGTGAGAATGGTCCGTTTGGCTTGCCGACAGGCCTGCCAATCAACATTGGTACGCCGAACAACGGTGGCTCGGTAGTCACAAAATCAGGGCTGATTTTCATTGCCGCCGCGACAGATAACCTGCTCCGCGCCATCGACATCACTACCGGCAAAACTGTCTGGTCAGTGGCGTTACCGGCTGGTGCGCAGGCTACGCCAATGGTTTATGAGCAGGATGGTCGCGAATTTGTAGCGATTACTGCCACCGGACACCATTTCATGCATACGCCACGCGGCAACTTCGTCATCGCTTACGCATTGCCGAAGTAA